The Vulpes vulpes isolate BD-2025 chromosome 1, VulVul3, whole genome shotgun sequence genome contains the following window.
aggacgGGTGAGAATttgcgcggcgggcggcgggcagggGCACATGAGCCACGGGAGTCCACGGAGGGGAACCCCCTGCCCTCACCATATTCTGCGGGATGATCTCCCAGGAGAGGGGGCTGTCTCTGGCGTTTGTTAGGGTTGCTGCCAGGGTCACCTGTGGACAGAGAAAGCAGTCAGAGGCTAACTTGGAACAAAGAGGGTCACCCTCCTGACTAGAGGCTAACCTCAAAGCCCTTCAGTTCCTGCAAGCCTTAAGCAAACCCTCCCTTCCTCACTGGAGCTGCTGGGGCCTCCTTCCTGTGGCCTGACCCAAGGTGGGCATGAAGCCCATCCTcaaggatggagcctgcttctcttcccctgCCCATGCCAAATAGCAGATTTCCTTTCTCTGGGAAGGATGAGGCCAGCTTCTGGGCTTTCTCCTGCCCTGGCCCAAATGGGAAGGCCAGCTCTTGGGCCCTCTGGGGAACCTGCAGATGCTACAGAAGCTGTTATATTATGGAGCCAAGAACAGATTTCTAAAATAACTCCCAATAAAGGGAGAGGAGCTTGAGCAAGAAAACCACCAAGATAAAGCAGGACAGAAAGATATAACCTGGCTCCCAAAGTTCCAAGGTTCTAGGAGCTCTAGGCCCCACTTTCTAGGCCCTTTCTTTTGTCAACCCTgatcccccctcccaccccatcccctcccctcccccatgttaCATCCAACCCGAGAGGGGGACTGTAGGAAAGGACAAGCAGGGCAACAACAGAACCAGTTCAATTGAGCAGTCATGTACAAGGCATCAACATTCTCAGACCCCGACAATGGCGCAGATCCACCCCAGACCCCAGCTGCAATTCATAGTCACTACATGAATTTAGCGCTCGAGTGGCAGACACTGTTGCTAAGCGCTTTACAGACATCACCGCTTCTAAAattcctcacaacaaccctatgaggtaggtactattttacccccattttacagataaggaacctGAGCACTCAACTTTTAACTGAGTAGTTAAAAGACACTTTGGCCCAAGGTTACAAAGCAAGTTAGTGGccgagccaggatttgaacccaggtctggctGACTCCAAAACCCAGGGCTCGAGACCACTGCCCTTTCCTGCCACCCGGCCTGGGTTTTGTTTTCAACAATCAGTCATTACAAAGATGGAAAAGGGCTACTTACAGCAGAAGTACAGAGTACAATGTCCATTTGTCACAAAAAAcaaatctgtattttctcttacCATTGGACGCTTCAACAGTGAGTTAGCACAGTTCTGAAAGATGGCGTCCCATCAAACATACACTGCGACCCTGCATCACATGGTTTTACAGTCATAAATACAAGTTACGGTACACATCCgctacaatttttcttttaagaattgttttttaaaagtcaatgttTTGATTAAATCAAAAATGGCTCACAGATGTTCTGTCCTCAGAAGATACCAGAAAGTGGAAAATAAAGGTGTATGAAGTGGGTAGTGTCCCTCCATGTTGTCAGCTCCTCACATTGTGTGCTGCAGTGCGGTGGTGCGGTGCTTCTGGCTGTGTAGCGCTCCGTGTGCGTGTCTCCTGGTTATGAAGTGTGCCAGTGGCCCCACTATGCCCGCGCTTTTGGCCTTGGGAGCGCGCCCGGTTACCCACCAGCAGGTAACTGTGTACCTCTGAGCTGTTTGGCTGTCTGGTTTTAggtctgtttggtttttttgatttttttttgttgtggtttaagtttttttttttttgttttctgatctcCAGTTGGTGCAGATTATGTTGGCAGCCGATGACTgcggaaaaaataaaaatatcgaaacagaaaagaacaaaaaaaaggcCCTCCCCAAACCAAAGgacttaaaaaaccaaaaaccaaaaaacaacccaTATGGCGAGGAATGGAGAGAGGATCCTATTGTCTTGGAGGCCCATGGAATCTACTTCGGTCTATGAAACGTTCTCCGAAAAGAGCGCCGCTGGCTGGCTGGGAGAGCTCTGTTCTCTGTGTTTCCTACTTCTGTGTACATTCTCGGGTTCGAGTTTGCTtggattttgactttttttttaatgtttagtaaAAAAGCAGTGTCTGCTGCCATGTtgcgtctctttctctctttgtctctgtctgcctctgtctctgtgcttGTAGCTGTTCCTTGGAGCGCGGTGTGGTGTTCTTGATGTAGTGAGCTCAAGTCTGCGGCTGTTTCTGGGGACGTGGTGGAGGCTGCGTGTTCTGTTCTCTCCAGGAAGAGCTAGTGGTTTCTACCCTGTGTGTTGGTGAGCAATGTGCAGAGGCAGAGCCGCTGAAGTATGGTTCCCGAGGGGTGGCGAAGCACCGCCCTCACTCCAGGCCACCTCATCAGCTCTCGTTTTTGCCCCCCAGCCTCGGGGCGGCCAGAGCTGAGAGGCATCAAAACCAATGCACAGCCAGCCCCTGCCACTAGCCCCTGCCGGTCTGCACATCTTCTATTATGTTCCTTGGAGAAGAAATGGTTGGTTGCCATGTTTCTGTTAGCAGTCATGTAATGCCATTGCCCGCTCTGGTACATTCACTCGGTCACCAATTTGCCTCTGACCTCTGGAGGGGCAGCCAGGCCCACAGTGCCCACTGTGAGGGTCCTGGGGAAGAGTCTAGCCCACCCTGCCCACTGCTTCCCAGCTGTGAGGGCGAGCAAGACAGGCCCGCCTAGGAATGGGGGCCTTTGGCCTCCCAGGGCCCGTTGAGAGGTCAGCAACCGGCCTCCTCCCTCAGCCCGTGGCCTAGTCCGACGTATCAGACCAAGATAGACAGAGATGGACGGTCTTGCTGAGGGGGTGCCGCTGTTTTTCAAAGGCAATCCTCGACCTCTCCCTCCTATCCAAGGCAAACCATTCTTGACAGATTCTAGGAAGGGGGTTGTCCATTTGGGCCCCCTGTAGAGATGTTGAGTCCCCGCTACAAGGGAGGTGAGGCATGTCCGCCCTGCTCCAATCCAGGGTGTCTCACCTCCACAAAGTCAACTTGCTCAAAGGCTCTCCTCCAAGGGCCCGGGAGCCCTCATCGCCTCCCCACTCTGCCCCCGCCCTTCCCCCAGCAGACCCTCTCGATAGTGGAGAGCAAGAGAACCATTCCTGGCCCAGTGAGGATGGAGAGTCAGTGACCCTAGGCAGGCTCCTAGAAGGGAAGCAGCAGAATCCATTTGGGAGCTGCTGCTGGTTTATGTAAGCCATTGCCTCACCCTGTGCTCAACGaggccctgctcccccaccccgtCCAAGCCTCTGCCCTGGCTCTATACCCTCAGGCACATCAAAGGGCCCCCAGCAGCAGCTAGAACCTAGAGACCCCCTCATTCAGCCTCTCCCACTAGGGCATCTTTTCCAAGAGCTGACCACCCCACCGCCCCAGGCCCTCCCAtgtccacagggagcccaatggcaTTACATAACCCTGAGCCCGGGTCTATGGAGTGCACTAGTCGAGTGAAGGCAAGGCGGGTGTGTTTAAAACAAAGTGGCCATCAGGATTACCTTGTCCACTGAGATTGGGATTTGTGTAGTCCCAAGTATCCTGATCGTTCTTGAACACATTCAAGCGTGTGGGCTGCAGGGACAAGACAAAGCTTGAAATTAGCCAGGCCCCAGTTCACCTGGAAGGTGACAAGGGGCAGTCACTTCCCAGACCTACCTTCGCATATTCAATCTTCAGAGTGCAACAACCCGAGTAAATATCAGCCCCATTGAGCGAGGCCTTGGCCCGCTGGGCACTCTGCACAGAGTCAAATGTGCGTAAAGTTAAGGAAAGCCCCGAGACGGGTGTGCTTTGGGAAGGGCTTCACGGGAGGACGACGAGGGAATCCCCAAAAACCATATACTGCATGTGCACTTAGCTCACTGCCCGGTCACTAGCCGCTTGCAGGAGACGCGCTGGAGCGCTGTCCCAGATGGGCAGTCACTGTCTGGAGTTCCTGTCATCTACACTCACAACCCAAGACCCACAGGTGGCAGCACCTCCCTCTGCCACCATCCCAGGCCAAGCCACTTTTCCTTTGCCCACTCCTCTCTCCTGTGCCATGTCCTTTGACTAAGCCTggacaacccccaccccccacggcACCCTAGACTCTGAGCTTTCACACTACACGCCCCATTCTTTAACGATCCCTCCCATTAGACCAGGGGCTCTGTGAAGAAACCAGGCACATGGCAGGCATCAGGAGCTCCATGCTGGTTGAAAGGATGCACTCCTGCCGAGCCTTGAGAGCACCCCCAACTCTGAGAACACCCCCTTTCCCATCAAAGGATATTCCACCATGGCCTGGACTCCATTCTTCCGGAAAATAACGATTCTCTGGACAGGACCACAAGGGTTGCAGATAGTGTAAAGAACATCCTGTAGAAAGCATACAAGCAAGATGAAAAGGCACTGGCAGGTCAATCTGGctcaggggagaggaagggaggaagagaggctcACGAAAGCATCTGAAAGGCGGCTCATTGGCACATACCGTGGTAATGGAATAGATCGGGTTCAAGATGGTAAAGAGAAGCACGCTGTTGACGCTCCGGGAGTCATCTGAGTCCCCGGGCCGGGAGATCTTCTGGCTGGTAGAGTAATTGACAAAAGCCGGGTGGCCAGCAATGTAGATTTGGTTGTCGGCTGCGTAGTTCACAGCGTTGCAAGCCCCCAACACATCTTCAAACTCCACCAACGCTTGTCTCTTTTTAGGCATTACTACCACATAGCTGGCAGAAAGAACACATATATTTCAGCCCTTGCAGGAGAATATGGACAAGAAAGTGGCATTCCAGATATTCCCTGAACAGACTCATCTCTCTGGACTCCTCTGTACCCCCACCATGGTTTCCTGACCTGAACATCCTGCACCCTAAGTGGCACAACATGCAAAGAGACGTAGGCATCacctcctctggggagcctgccttCCAGAATCCTCCTCCCCTGGCTGAATCAGATGCCTCCCGCAGGCTCCTGGGCTTTCCTATCACAGTGCTAATCACTCTGGATGGGAAGCTATCTGGGAGGGACCCCCAAACAGTTTCATTTGCTACTCTATTCCCAATGCCTAACATGTGACAAAAACGTTTGCTACGTGAGTGAGAGAATGTGGACTAGAAGCTACAAATGGAGGGTGAGAAGACATGGAACTTGCCACCTCACCCAAAGTGTAAGGGCTAAACCCAAGAGTGGAGAAGCCCCAGGACCTAGCCAAAGAACCCTGGGTCCAACTGGTCATGTCACTTCCAACCAAAACCCAAGGACACAAAGGACACCAACTTCTATGTCCAATCCGTGGCCTCTGAATGGAGTACCTGATGGGTCCAAATTCCTGCAAGGCCTCCACAAGGTCAGCTTCCACCACGCCGTCAATCAAGCCCCTGATGTGAACAACCGGGGAGGCAGGGGTTTTGTGTGGGTCATCGTAGTTCTCCTGTGAAAGGAAGCAAAATCATAACTTCATTTCCTGCTGTACAAGATGCAGGCCCACTGTCCTCTGTGTTGTTGGGACCCAATCAGATAAGACACTTAAATGTCAAACAGGGCGGACAACAAGGGATGGCATACAAACCAATCACCCCAAAAGGATTTTAGACCTGCAGAGCACAGGGCCTGAGTGCGTGACCACTTGCCACTGCCTCTTGCTgtagcttcttcttcttcttttattttatttttttaaaatttttatttatttatgatagtcacacagagagagagagagagagaggcagagacacaggcagaaggagaagcaggctccatgcaccaggagcccaacgtgggattcaatcccgggtctccaggatcgcgccctgggccaaaggcaggcgccaaaccgctgcgccacccagggatccccttcttcttcttttaaagataatgtattcattcatgagatacacagagagagggagagcgaggtagagacacaggcagaaggaaaagcatgctccatgcagggagcccgacgcaggactcgatcccggaactccaggatcacaccctgggcggaaggcaggcgctaaaccgctgagccacccagggatcccctcttgctGTAACTTCTGAGGAAGGCAAAATGTAAGATAAGACATGCCCCATATCTTACATTCCTCCTAGAATTTTTCTCTACCCACTGGTCAAGGAAACGGGGAAACAACTGAGATAAGAAGGGCACAGCACTAAGCAGGAAGAACTCAAACAGTTTTCTGCTGCAGTCTGAATCACAACATTCTCTTGGAATGTAACTTTGACCTTTCCCTAATGGAACAAGCCCAGTCAAGCATTACAGTTCCCCACCACTCACCCCCAGGACCAGTCACACAGTAAAACAGCCATGCCCCAGAAGCTGTGAAAGCCAGGGCAGTCTGGACCACTTCTAGCCTTTAATCACCCACCCAAATCTGTGTTGGAAAATACTGCCTAGGCCAGACTAAGGAAAAACAAGATATGAAAagtctttcagaaagaaaagaaactccaaCCCACACCACTAAAACTCAAGACGGCTCTCTTGCAAGGAGAACTATCTTTCCACCCACACAGAGGGAGACGCCTCTGGGAATCAGGAAGAAAGTAACTTTCTCCATGTCTCCTGGGCTCTGGGCCCAACCTCCTGTCTGAGAGCCACCAAGCAGAAGCCCATGGAACAGGGGCAGAATTGGATTCTATTTCAGGAATGAACCACACAAACCACAGGAGGCACACCCGCCTGATGGTTaccagctcagcagtttagagttCCATAGCCCATAAATTCTaatcccagccccgcccccataGCTATATGATCTGAACAAACTTCCCTCAGCCCTTGGGAGTCCCGAATTGTAATACCACCGTGTAACTCACACAGAAGTGTTAAAGATTTAGCTTAAGTACTTTCAAAATGTGTGCAACAAGGCCTGGCAGAAATTGAAACACTAGAAATCACAGCTACAGGTCACCACCAAACCCTGGAAAATCCTGCAAATGGCTGAACGGGAGAGGACTTCGTGaacttgggagggagggagggaatgggcTCCAAGCCAGGAGGAACAAATGGTGGTCCTTCCCAACTAGGAGGTCAAAGACGTCGAAAACCTCCCAAAACGCCCACCCTCATGGAACATTCTGGTTCATCACCTACTTAAGCCCCGGAACTTTTAAGCAAACTTGTGATGGTTCCAAAGCTTAGTTCAATTCCCACACAGCTAAAAAGACCTTTCGCAAGCCTTTCTTCTGGTTTTCACAGCCCACAAAAACGGGGACACAGTCTGTTCTCGGGGAACATCCTCAAAGTAGATCAACTTCTGTGTCGACACGAACCATGACGCGATTAAGATTTAATAGCAATCGGGCAAAATTCCCCACTCAAGTGCGGAAAAGGCCACCGCCCACCCGTTCCCGCTCACGCGGtgctcccccccacccgcccacgaGGCCCAAGCACAAGTAGTGCGCTTGCGCAGGAGGGCAGTGAATTAAacgataaaggaaaaaaaacggCCCGGCCGCGTGCCCGGCCCCCACACTCCAGCCCGCGGCGCCTGCGCATTGCGCCACCCGCAGCGCGAGCTCCTTCCTCCGCCTCCCACACCCCCCCTCCGCTTTGACTAGCGCGCACGCGCAAGCGCCTGTCCTCGCGCAAACCCCGCCGTTTGCCCaatgcctgcccctcccccaccccgtcACGGCGTGAGGGCCTGGGCGCGTGCGCAGAGGCGCCCCCCCTCAAATGAATACCCTCAAGGAGGaaatttttccctcccttcacGGCCGTCCCCGGCGCCTAGGGCCCTGGCCtcaccccgccgccgccgcccgccgccccggctcctccaccgccgccgccaccgcctcCGTGCTGGTCGCCAGCGTTGTCCGTCTTGAGCCGCTTAGGGGCTCGGCCGCCCTCACTGCCGCCGCCGTAGTAGCGGCcaccgccgcctccgccgcccgccgccgccatCTTCACCATCGCTCCCGACCGCCTCCGCTGCTCGTCCGGCTGCTGCCTCTGCTCCAGCCGCCGACGCCGCTTCTCCGCCCGGGGCAGCAGCCTCCGCGACATGGCGGCGCAGAAcccgcctccccccgcctctCATTGGGGGAGGGACACGCCCGTCACCCGCCGCCCCCACCCGATAGGGGGAGCCACTGGTCCCGccaaggggggaggggaagcctCCGCACGCCTCGCGCGCCTATTGGGTACAGCCCACGCCGTTCTGCAGCCGGGCCCGCCCTCGTTTGTCTGGGACACTCCTTATAGGCGAGTGCTTTCTGCCAGTCATTCGCCCGACCCCGCCGCCTTAAAATAAACTCCAATTTGATAGGTCGGATTTCTGGCATGGCCAGGCCTCCCGTGGAGCCCCTGATAGGAAGAACGCTCCCCATTCGCCTGGGGAGCCCCGCCTTCTTCCCGCTTTGATTGGCTCCCTCACGGGTCCATCAAACCGAAAAGCCTTAGTGTTCCAGTCACGACTCCCCCCTTCCCGCGCCACTCcgcaaggagaaaaggaaagcccTCCCTCTGGCCTCTCTCCAGTGGTTACTGCAGATGCCCATCTCCTGCGTCTCTACCCGATTAGTCAATGACGAGGGGGAAGGGTCCCCTCGCTTGGACGCTACGACCACCGGTGGTCTCTGATTGGGTGCAGAAGGGAAGCCCTCCCCAGGCCGACGGGCGTTCTTTGGCGCAGTCTAGGACGGGATCGGGGGCGAGGGCGCGAGCGCCCATAGGCTTCCAGGCGTCTCTGGAGGCGGGGCGACCCTATAAACGAGCCAAGGCCTGGGGTACCCCGAGTATTTATTGACATGCTGTGTGTGGCGCCGAGGGCCCGCCCGAGACGGGGGCAGCTGCCAGTGCAGTGTCCCCGCCGCTGTACCTTTTCCCTCCCCACCTCGATCCTTCACGGGGCCGGAGGAATTTTAATAACCCAAACTTAACCCTTTCGGGAGAAAACCATTTGCAGCTGCCGACTGTCTTCGGACCCTGTCAAGTTGGCCGGCGTCATCTCACGCATCCGCTCCGCCTCTAAATTCAGCCAGAATAGCGCCTTTCAGTTTGCACAAAGGGAGGACCCTTCACGCCCCTTTCGACCTTTGCCCGCGTAGGCCCTTCCAGCTACAAACCCCTCCTGCCGGAGCAACCTCTCGCTCTGTCCGTGCAGCAGTCGCTACTCTGAAAGAGGTCCCTGTCCCTACTCGTCCCTGTGATAACTCCTGACCACCCAGGCCAGTGGCTTTCACGCGACTGCCCTGGTCCTGATCTCTGTGGCTCGTCACAGGCTGGTGACTGTCCGTTTTCCCGCGCGGAAGTCCTGTGTGGGTAAGGGAGCGTAGTGACGCTGGCCCCCTACCAAGCACCAGGCACGGCGCACCAAAGGGGAGTCCCGGTGTTCTAGGTGTCCGGGCCCTCCTAACTTGGGGACAGGGTAGGGCAACCCTGAGGATCCCCCCCTCCCTCCGGCTCCGGGGTCCAACGCCGTTCCCAAGAGCCGGGAcccaggggcggggtggggggtcgaGCCAGGAGCCCGCGTTAGGGGGCTGTCTCTCGGAGGTGGGACGGGAGATCCTGAGCTCAGAGAGGACAGAATCGTGGGAAATAGGGGCGCCCTCCCAAGGACGCTTCGGAATCTTCCCTCCGGTGAAAGGAAAGGGGGTTCCTAAAATAATAGGAGCCCTCGTGGAAACTAAGTTTGAAATGGGGTCAGTGAGCTACGAGAGTGGGACAGGACCGACGGGCCCGCAGATTTGGGGAGATGAGAAAGTTGGGAGCCGGCTGCCGGCGATCTCAATCAGTTCCCGGTCACACAGGGAAAATCCCAAAAGGCCGGCGGAACACcgaaaagggcgggggggggggggggggggcggcgcctCCAACACGTGATCGTGGCGACGGAGGGAGGCGGGGCGGGTCCCACCGAAGGGCGGGGTCGCGAGGTCCCGACGTCAGAGGAatgcggtggggggaggggggaggggggagaggggcccctcccctccccgcccccgcgcccggcccgtACGCCCCTCGCGCCGACGCGCGCTGCCGGGACGCGGCGGAACCGTCCTCGGCGCCGCGCGTTCCgggtcgcccgcccgcccgctcaCACCCTCGGCGGGCGGCCGGGCCGTCGCGTTCCCCGCACCGCCACGCTCCCggcctccgcccctcccccaccccctgcgctccggcggcgggcggcgcctcccccccgccccccggcccccgccccgacCCCTCGCCCCCAGCCCCTACCAGCTCGGCGGCGAGCCTGGCCGGCCGTCCGGGATCGAAAAGAGCAGACACTGGGAagttttgggggagggaggggcgggccTTAAAGGGACCACGACCTCTTTTcagcctggggaaaaaaaaaaaacgggggggggggagatcgAGAGTTGCTCTGCGTTTGAATGGAGGAAACAACGCCAGAAGGGAATGGGAAGACTGGTGCGCCGTCGCGTTAGGGCTCCGCGTCCCTTTTCCCCAAACACCCCAACTCCTCACTCCACCTCCCCCCTCGCCATCTCGGGAAGTCACGCAGAGGCTTGGCGGTCACGCCTCATTCCTCCCAGTCAGCCAAGTGCTGTGTTAGTGGAGGTTAATGTTGGGGTGCACGTTGTACGGATGGGGGAATGGGCTCAGGACGCAAGCGGCGAGTCGAGGATCCCGCAGCTTGTAAGTGGCCGTAGCGGGAtttgtctgcccccccccccccgcactgcAGTCCCCGCTTGTGGTTATGGGGGCTGCAACATGCAGTGCAGGATAAGGGCGCGGGCTCCGGGCCGGACACCCGGGTTCAAGTATGGAGCATGCACTTACTAGCTCTGGGGTCTTGGGAAGTGAGTTAGCCGTTTTCCCCTCATCCAATAGGAAGGAGAAGGGTAATAGCACCTGCCTTCTAGGGTGGTCTTGAGAGATGCTGAGAATGTCTGGAAGCGGAGGGACCTCAGGCctacccccatttcacagataaggtaaaagtgaggcccagagaagggaaaaaCCAGTTGAAATACGCCACAAGAAGACCTGACTAGGTCTTACCCTCCTTAACAACCACAAGATGCCATCTGACCCCTGTAGATCCATCCCTGTGTACCCGTTTTCCACCTGTCCTTGACCTGGTACAATGACTTCCTTCTGTTCCATTAACTGCCCAGAGCCCATTCCTGACTTtgcacctgctcctcctcctgcctaaAATACTCTCCTAGGGCTTTGCTCCTCCTCAGACAGACCATGGCTCAAATGCCACTTCCTGGCCCTGTCAGCCTAGTTACTCCCATATGCTGTTATAATCCTGGctcctcatttcttctccctttttgcACTTATTGCCATGTGAAAACATCTACTTGTTTGTTTAATTTGTCCACTAGTCTGGGCTCTTTTGGGGGTGGAAGTAGGTATGTTTCAGTCATTCTAAGGATCTACCCTAGggtggttcattcattcaatgggTGCTTATTGAGGCAACACTAGTGGGGTCACCTGGGATAAAATGGTGAGGAAGATGGGGAAacttccctccttcctggggGTTATATTCTAGTGAAATACTTAAGGAAAACATTGTATCAGATGGTGAGAACtgcttttcagaaattaaaacaggggtggctgggtggctaggcaggttaagtgtcagcctttggctcaggtcatgatcccagggtcctgggatcaagcacctcATTgagttccctgtagggagcccgcttctccctctgcccatgtctctgcctctctctgtgtgtctcttatgaataaataaaatcttaaaaagaagaaggagaggttGGAGTTTATGCAGGCAGTTTGCTTGAAAGCTTATTCAGAGGAAGTGTTGCTGAGAAGGTGACATTGTTGCAAAGAcctgaggaggggagaggaaatcATGTGGCTTCTAGAGGAAGCACATccattccaagcagagggaacagccagtgcaaaggccctgaggtgaaaATGTGCCTGGTGTGTTGCAGGAACTGGCTTTGTGGCTGGCTGGCGTAGGATGAGGGGAATGGTAAATGATAAGCGATGCTGCCAGAGACGGGAGAGGGCCAGTCCAGTTGAGAGGGTACTGAGGGGCCTCACAGGCTTGGGGAGGACTTTCACTTTTACTCTGAGGTGGAGCCCCTGGAGGCTTCCCAGCAGAGGAGGACCACGATCTGGCTCAGGTATTCACAGGAGGACTGGGGCTGCCTGCTGTGGGTGTGGGAGACAGACTgtaggaggtggggtgggagccAGGAAGACAGTGAGGAGGCTGATTCAGGGGGACAGTCTGGAGAAGAAGGTGGATGGGATCAGGGTGGGTGCCATGGAGGGGTTGAAGTGGCTGAGTTGTGAATCTGTTTGGAAAGTAGAGCCCACAGGACAGGCTGAGGGGTCAAAGTTCCCCATGATTCAAAATCCTAACTGCGGGGCTCATAGTGATGGCCAAGGTCACCAGCTCCTTCTGGTGTTCTATCCACTGTGAGATGCTGCTTTTTAAAGGGggatcccttctctctctctctccctttgaggCAGACCTGTCCCATGGGCTCCCAGGACCAGTTATGTACATCAGTGATCCTAGGAGACATGCATAACTGCTCTCAAGCCCCTACAGCTGGAGGTTGGGGTTCCCTTGGCTGGtatcccctttcttttttaacattaattttttaaaattatttatttatttatttatttatttatttatttatttgggggtgggggtggagcgcaagcaggatcagagggagagaTCAAGCAccggatcagagggagagggacaagcagactctgctgagagCGTGacagagggcttgatctcatgacctgagccaaaatcaagagttggagtcCAGA
Protein-coding sequences here:
- the HNRNPL gene encoding heterogeneous nuclear ribonucleoprotein L isoform X1, whose product is MSRRLLPRAEKRRRRLEQRQQPDEQRRRSGAMVKMAAAGGGGGGGRYYGGGSEGGRAPKRLKTDNAGDQHGGGGGGGGGAGAAGGGGGENYDDPHKTPASPVVHIRGLIDGVVEADLVEALQEFGPISYVVVMPKKRQALVEFEDVLGACNAVNYAADNQIYIAGHPAFVNYSTSQKISRPGDSDDSRSVNSVLLFTILNPIYSITTDVLYTICNPCGPVQRIVIFRKNGVQAMVEFDSVQSAQRAKASLNGADIYSGCCTLKIEYAKPTRLNVFKNDQDTWDYTNPNLSGQGDPGSNPNKRQRQPPLLGDHPAEYGEGRGFPSVDSRGSCAPARRPPRKFSPVLPLFPSHPPGGPHGGYHSHYHDEGYGPPPPHYEGRRMGPPVGGHRRGPSRYGPQYGHPPPPPPPPEYGPHADSPVLMVYGLDQSKMNCDRVFNVFCLYGNVEKVKFMKSKPGAAMVEMADGYAVDRAITHLNNNFMFGQKLNVCVSKQPAIMPGQSYGLEDGSCSYKDFSESRNNRFSTPEQAAKNRIQHPSNVLHFFNAPLEVTEENFFEICDELGVKRPSSVKVFSGKSERSSSGLLEWESKSDALETLGFLNHYQMKNPNGPYPYTLKLCFSTAQHAS
- the HNRNPL gene encoding heterogeneous nuclear ribonucleoprotein L isoform X2, with amino-acid sequence MSRRLLPRAEKRRRRLEQRQQPDEQRRRSGAMVKMAAAGGGGGGGRYYGGGSEGGRAPKRLKTDNAGDQHGGGGGGGGGAGAAGGGGGENYDDPHKTPASPVVHIRGLIDGVVEADLVEALQEFGPISYVVVMPKKRQALVEFEDVLGACNAVNYAADNQIYIAGHPAFVNYSTSQKISRPGDSDDSRSVNSVLLFTILNPIYSITTDVLYTICNPCGPVQRIVIFRKNGVQAMVEFDSVQSAQRAKASLNGADIYSGCCTLKIEYAKPTRLNVFKNDQDTWDYTNPNLSGQGDPGSNPNKRQRQPPLLGDHPAEYGGPHGGYHSHYHDEGYGPPPPHYEGRRMGPPVGGHRRGPSRYGPQYGHPPPPPPPPEYGPHADSPVLMVYGLDQSKMNCDRVFNVFCLYGNVEKVKFMKSKPGAAMVEMADGYAVDRAITHLNNNFMFGQKLNVCVSKQPAIMPGQSYGLEDGSCSYKDFSESRNNRFSTPEQAAKNRIQHPSNVLHFFNAPLEVTEENFFEICDELGVKRPSSVKVFSGKSERSSSGLLEWESKSDALETLGFLNHYQMKNPNGPYPYTLKLCFSTAQHAS